The following coding sequences lie in one Liolophura sinensis isolate JHLJ2023 chromosome 4, CUHK_Ljap_v2, whole genome shotgun sequence genomic window:
- the LOC135464507 gene encoding glycine betaine transporter 1-like, protein MFGVCTSLGIGAMQLNTGLHRMNTNIPIHVNTQIIIIWVITLMATASVVSGLKVGIKLLSEICFLIGNFIMLIWLFYDDTWYMLNAVVQSVGYYFQNIIGLGFHTDAFAQMNNAPDGKSAPNWLNDWTIFYWGWWIAWAPFVGMFIAKISRGRTIKQFIMHTMTVPILYVFLWFGMFGAAGIKMEREAVLANITCDSEFGGKNSSASFNGLYRLSCRASTDMWFDLMESFPALYPSLAIISLIGIILYFVTSSDSGSLVIDSLSANGHPDPPRTQRIFWALTEGACATGLLVSGGDQALKALRVVSIAAGLPYTIVLNFMCIALWRVLQIEGGDLDPNGPTFSHDLFNVFENAKRFTSFLVSIIAPWFHIGRAHSIITNSRGWMNMFVLAFLFYASVALVILEAAYSGLAYIGAAVYFGFAGAAARTRIQMREDHGINGNMIEDYFAVLILYPFAALQMYDHVWEGMDMEEMNGTSQAMTDLPPKYGDTQYGLENDGYQNGTEINGGNKEAEYDNSKL, encoded by the coding sequence ATGTTCGGCGTCTGTACCAGTCTGGGTATCGGCGCCATGCAACTCAACACAGGTCTTCATAGAATGAACACGAACATTCCAATTCATGTGAACACGCAGATCATCATcatctgggtcattactctgatGGCTACAGCTTCAGTCGTCAGCGGTCTCAAAGTCGGCATCAAACTGCTCAGCGAAATCTGCTTTCTCATCGGCAACTTCATCATGCTTATTTGGTTGTTCTACGACGACACGTGGTACATGCTCAACGCCGTTGTTCAGAGCGTCGGTTATTACTTTCAGAACATCATCGGCTTAGGGTTCCATACGGACGCTTTTGCTCAGATGAACAACGCTCCCGATGGAAAGTCCGCTCCAAACTGGCTCAACGACTGGACCATCTTCTACTGGGGCTGGTGGATCGCCTGGGCTCCATTCGTCGGCATGTTCATCGCCAAGATCTCCCGCGGTCGAACCATCAAACAGTTCATCATGCACACCATGACCGTCCCAATACTGTACGTTTTCCTCTGGTTCGGCATGTTCGGAGCCGCTGGCATCAAGATGGAAAGAGAGGCCGTCCTAGCCAATATCACCTGCGATTCTGAATTCGGAGGAAAAAATTCCAGCGCATCATTCAACGGGTTGTACCGGTTGTCTTGCAGAGCCTCGACGGACATGTGGTTTGATCTAATGGAAAGTTTCCCTGCTCTGTATCCCTCCCTGGCTATCATCTCTCTCATCGGTATCATCCTCTACTTCGTCACCAGCTCAGACAGCGGTTCTCTCGTCATCGACAGTTTATCAGCCAATGGACACCCAGATCCTCCGCGAACGCAGCGAATCTTTTGGGCACTCACTGAAGGGGCATGTGCCACGGGCCTGTTGGTGTCCGGAGGAGACCAAGCTCTCAAAGCCCTCAGGGTTGTCTCCATCGCCGCCGGACTCCCCTACACGATTGTCCTGAACTTCATGTGCATCGCACTTTGGCGAGTGTTACAAATTGAAGGAGGAGACCTCGACCCGAACGGACCTACTTTCTCTCACGATCTGTtcaatgtatttgaaaatgcCAAGCGGTTTACTTCATTCTTAGTATCCATCATTGCTCCATGGTTCCATATAGGACGAGCACACTCCATAATAACAAATTCCAGAGGATGGATGAATATGTTCGTTCTGGCGTTCCTCTTCTACGCGTCAGTTGCCTTGGTGATCTTGGAGGCGGCGTATAGCGGTCTTGCCTACATCGGCGCTGCGGTGTACTTCGGTTTTGCTGGAGCCGCGGCGAGAACAAGGATACAGATGAGAGAGGATCATGGGATAAACGGAAATATGATTGAGGACTATTTCGCCGTTTTGATTCTGTATCCATTCGCCGCTCTTCAGATGTATGACCACGTGTGGGAAGGCATGGACATGGAGGAAATGAATGGAACGTCTCAAGCCATGACGGATTTACCACCGAAATATGGGGATACTCAATACGGTCTTGAAAATGACGGTTATCAGAATGGAACCGAGATAAATGGTGGTAACAAAGAGGCCGAATACGACAACTCAAAGCTGTGA